The stretch of DNA CACTCAGGTGCAGGGTAGCATGCAGTCCTTTGTCCCACACAAGCCACAGTGTGTGTGGCTGGGCCTCCTGCTAAGCGCCTGCCCTAACCCCtggacagcatttttttttttttttaaatgacaggaGCCAAGTGACTTAACCTTGGATCCCTGCCAACTTGGTTGGACTGTGGAAGACTTTGCAGTTTGCCAGTTCATTCTCTTTCACGCTGGGCGCCGAGATTCCCGAGTGTTTTTGGTTGTTGGCTCTTAGAGCAGTGTTGGGAAGGTGCAGACAGGTACTTGATTTCTACAGAACTTGAACGACACATAGAAACGAAGACATAGCCATCGATGCTATCAGTTTTCCTTGGTGAACCACCTAATGTTGCTGCACTTTCCTCTCTTAGAGCAGCTTCAAGAAAACAATGGACATTTGCTTTCCGAGACCAAAGATCCTGGTGACCTGCAGGGAGTACAGAGACTGCAGAATGCTGGAGCAGACTGGGGCAATGCCAGAGAGTATGTTCCTGCTGGAAAGATTCCAGACACACACTCCAGGGCCAACCCAGAAGTGTCAAGGAACCAAAGCCTGGAAGTTCATGGAGGAGAGCGGAGACCCTGCAAAGGACAAGGAACAGCTGGGGGCGTGGTGGAGAAGCCGCCCTGCGGCAGCCTGCTCGGGGACATAGCTAAAGCAGCCGGCCTTGCGCAGGCCAGTCAGGACCCGGCAGGCCACGAGGACTGGGAAGTGGTGTCTCGGCACTCATCTTGGGGGGATGTTGGTTTGGGTGGCAGTCTTGAGGGCCTAAGGCAGGGGATGGATGATGGCAGAGGCACTCCTgtgggaggaagaggctggggagcAGATGGGAAGGTGGTGTCTCTGGAACCTCAGAAGGTCAGCATCCAGTTCCAGGTGCACTACACCACGAGCACCGATGTGCAGTTCATTGCAGTAACTGGAGACCATGAGAATCTTGGGGGATGGACCACGTACATCCCACTCCACTACTGTAAGGACGGGCTGTGGTCTCATTCCGTCTTCCTGCCTGCAGACACGGTGGTGGAGTGGAAGTTTGTATTGGTGGAGAACAGGGAGGTCACTCGCTGGGAAGAATGCAGCAACAGACTCCTGCAGACTGGCCATGAGGATAAAGTGGTTCACGGGTGGTGGGGGATCCACTGACTCCCTCTGCAAAGCATCCGCGAGGCTGCCGCAGAACGTGGAAGAGGCTAAGGCTGTAGAGTACACTGCATAATTTAAAGGCAGTGTGATTCCATTTGTAACCATCAGAGTTCTCTCAGAGTTGCTAGTGTGGCTTTTGTCCAAAATGTAGGAAGACGTATGCATGCAGATATAGTGCTTCCTGTGAGCAGGGACTTTCCCCTTGTTGCCTTGACAGGTTTGTGCTGACACATCATTACTTGAGGGATTGATCGTCCCTGGGTAGTTGGTTTGGCTAAGACTGAGGTATGGACTCTGGGCAAGGAGAAACTACCCAGCTGCAAAAGTACGAGGCAGAGCCTGTAGGAGCTCCTAGAACAGGGAGGCGACAGCAAGCCTCATCGAATCCAGCTAAGCAACGCTGTTTACATTAACAGTGACACCATGTGGAACTGTGACCAGTCAGGATCTGAGTGACGCTGGAAGACTCCCCAGGAGTTTTTGTTCCATTTTAAGTGCCGAGGGTGGGTGCGGAGTTAGCAGGCATGTCTTTGTCTTGACGCTTTAAAGTCTGAGTTGATCATCCAGGAAGTGGAGCATGAGAGGGTTGGGTGTGAGGTGGTGAGGTGGCTTGAAGGGGACACCATATTTCTTTGAGGACTGGGGGTTACAGGTCCGAGTCTGGCTCCAGCAAGGGGTGTGTGCATCCTTTACCCACAGCGCCCTGTCAGACCATCTCTGTTCACTTCCCCATCCTGGTCCCACCAGGTCTCACAGGTGGGCTGCCCTAGAGAGGGTTTTCCCCTGTCACCTCCTCACTCATCTTCTCACCAGTGAGGAAAGTCTATACAGGACCATGACACAGAAGAATATCCTTGCTCTGAGAAGAAATAATTACTAAGCTTTAAGTTATAATTGGACAATAAATCTTGAGTTGTAATATCCTTATTAAATGTCTGAATTATTTGTTTCAATTTTAGCACCATAACCTAGAAATAAAGTAACGGTATGATATTTTACATACAGAGAAAAGCAAACATCAAATGTTACAGCAGATGAAATACGgagtctgttttcctttttggagaaagttctcaatatttttaaaaactttgctTAGAAGGGAATTCAGCATGCTGGTATTTAAAGATGAaatgtttttgaggcagggttgcttgtagcccaggcttaccaaaaaattcactatgtagccaaggatgcccttgaaactctcctcctgtctccacatctcgg from Peromyscus eremicus chromosome 10, PerEre_H2_v1, whole genome shotgun sequence encodes:
- the Stbd1 gene encoding starch-binding domain-containing protein 1; this encodes MGAVWSALLVGGGLAGALILWLLRGDLGAPGKDGGAKPQKDVPPGEAAAPGGGPGGGGGGGGGLSPGPSERVLVSKPEQLQENNGHLLSETKDPGDLQGVQRLQNAGADWGNAREYVPAGKIPDTHSRANPEVSRNQSLEVHGGERRPCKGQGTAGGVVEKPPCGSLLGDIAKAAGLAQASQDPAGHEDWEVVSRHSSWGDVGLGGSLEGLRQGMDDGRGTPVGGRGWGADGKVVSLEPQKVSIQFQVHYTTSTDVQFIAVTGDHENLGGWTTYIPLHYCKDGLWSHSVFLPADTVVEWKFVLVENREVTRWEECSNRLLQTGHEDKVVHGWWGIH